In the genome of Colletotrichum lupini chromosome 8, complete sequence, one region contains:
- a CDS encoding zinc finger transcription factor, whose translation MSTQAPREGISLVFNRKRRKVRKSCNACSSQKIRCGKQRPKCQRCETKGLECAYSMSMRTGERPRVLASPSSLSDTQATISLVMRDGPALAMSNASTVSQISQQQQQQERRMSEQPSEHHTDLQDEMMWLLEGTSDSDNLLDQSLCFDATADFGVPMTLNDLSAASTKHSSAAMPTPMTQEYDRTSFFDQPVDHKMQQSMDASMRRSGTVDSARSSSSTYSDDGLSRHSKIHDCTMEVLEIVSDFHVLAQGCLTAVKDPTCTSHLERLLDDTPREMGTVLSHNREILRRLNNLLDCRCFMRQEVLVLVYLAVYKALGWYAAILGDDGSSQDMDQSQFSLFGRIAITTSFVGSYCLDNEAQRLVAAHLVLTHVREHVDPLIKRLRHWHPSAARHNSLPSTPSCPDATTCSISFPVTKGRMSSVIDQHHQALQEELERITFKANSIKRT comes from the coding sequence ATGTCGACGCAAGCACCCAGAGAAGGTATCTCCCTTGTTTTTAACCGCAAGAGAAGAAAGGTCCGCAAGTCCTGCAACGCCTGCAGCTCTCAAAAGATTCGTTGCGGTAAACAGCGCCCAAAATGCCAACGCTGCGAGACAAAGGGCCTCGAGTGTGCTTACAGCATGTCAATGCGGACTGGTGAGCGCCCTCGCGTTCTCGCCTCGCCAAGCTCGTTGTCGGATACCCAGGCAACGATATCACTTGTCATGAGAGATGGCCCAGCCCTGGCCATGTCCAATGCCTCGACCGTTTCTCAGATCtcacaacagcagcagcaacaagaaCGCCGTATGTCAGAGCAGCCTTCGGAACACCACACCGACCTCCAGGATGAGATGATGTGGCTGCTGGAAGGCACCTCAGATTCTGACAATCTCTTGGACCAGAGTCTTTGCTTTGACGCCACTGCGGACTTTGGGGTTCCAATGACTCTGAACGACTTGTCTGCTGCTTCGACAAAACACTCATCTGCGGCGATGCCGACTCCTATGACACAGGAATACGACAGAACTTCCTTTTTCGACCAGCCTGTGGATCACAAAATGCAACAGTCCATGGATGCATCAATGAGACGTTCCGGCACAGTCGACTCAGCTCGCAGCAGCTCCAGCACGTACTCAGACGACGGTCTCTCTCGTCACAGCAAGATCCACGACTGCACCATGGAGGTCCTGGAAATTGTCTCCGACTTTCATGTCCTCGCGCAAGGTTGCCTCACTGCCGTCAAGGACCCGACGTGCACGTCCCACCTTGAGCGCCTCCTCGACGACACCCCCCGCGAGATGGGCACCGTCTTATCGCACAACCGGGAGATCCTCCGCAGGCTCAACAATCTCCTCGACTGCCGCTGCTTCATGCGACAAGAAGTGCTTGTTTTGGTGTACCTGGCCGTTTACAAGGCCCTGGGCTGGTACGCGGCGATCCTTGGTGACGACGGTTCGTCCCAAGATATGGACCAATCACAGTTTTCGCTCTTTGGGCGCATAGCCATCACCACCTCGTTCGTCGGAAGTTACTGTCTGGATAATGAGGCGCAGCGACTTGTTGCCGCGCACTTGGTCCTGACGCACGTCCGCGAACACGTCGATCCTCTTATCAAGAGGTTGCGCCACTGGCACCCTTCGGCGGCCAGGCATAACTCGTTGCCGTCTACACCGTCTTGTCCCGATGCAACCACCTGTTCGATATCTTTCCCCGTCACCAAGGGACGCATGTCTAGTGTTATCGACCAACACCACCAGGCACTCCAGGAGGAACTTGAGAGAATAACATTCAAGGCAAACAGTATCAAACGTACATGA